One Streptomyces sp. NBC_01217 genomic region harbors:
- a CDS encoding IclR family transcriptional regulator produces MTAETSQTLDRGLRVLKLLADTDHGLTVTELSNKLGVNRTVVYRLLATLEQHALVRRDLGGRARVGLGVLRLGRQVHPLVREAALPALRSLAEDIGATAHLTLVDGSDALAVAVVEPTWTDYHVAYRAGFRHPLDRGAAGRAILAARQKPVGETAFTLTHGELEAGASGAAAALVGVTGVEGSVGVVMLADAVPERVGPRVVDAAREVADALR; encoded by the coding sequence GTGACCGCGGAGACCTCCCAGACGCTCGACCGGGGACTACGGGTCCTCAAACTGCTCGCCGACACCGACCACGGCCTGACCGTCACCGAGTTGTCCAACAAACTCGGTGTCAACCGGACCGTGGTCTACCGTCTGCTTGCCACCCTGGAGCAACACGCCCTGGTACGCCGCGATTTGGGCGGCCGGGCCAGGGTGGGCCTCGGCGTGCTCCGCCTGGGCCGCCAGGTGCACCCCCTCGTACGGGAAGCCGCGCTGCCCGCGCTGCGGTCGCTCGCCGAGGACATCGGGGCCACCGCCCACCTCACGCTGGTGGACGGCAGCGACGCGCTGGCGGTCGCGGTCGTCGAGCCGACCTGGACCGACTACCACGTGGCCTACCGGGCCGGCTTCCGCCATCCGCTGGACCGGGGCGCCGCGGGCCGGGCGATCCTCGCCGCCCGCCAGAAGCCGGTGGGCGAGACGGCCTTCACCCTCACCCACGGCGAACTGGAGGCCGGAGCGAGCGGGGCCGCGGCGGCGCTGGTGGGGGTGACGGGGGTCGAGGGCAGCGTGGGCGTGGTGATGCTCGCCGACGCCGTACCCGAACGCGTGGGCCCCCGCGTGGTGGACGCTGCCCGCGAGGTGGCGGACGCGCTGAGGTAA
- a CDS encoding DUF397 domain-containing protein, producing MTTGPELSWFKSSYSNNEGGACIEVAYDWRKSSYSNNEGEACVEVAACPHAVHVRDSKVTDGPTFAVASAAWTAFLAHAIEG from the coding sequence GTGACCACCGGGCCCGAGCTCTCCTGGTTCAAGTCCAGCTACAGCAACAACGAGGGCGGCGCCTGTATCGAAGTCGCCTACGACTGGCGCAAGTCCAGCTACAGCAATAACGAGGGCGAGGCATGCGTCGAGGTGGCCGCTTGCCCTCACGCCGTCCACGTTCGCGACTCCAAGGTCACCGACGGCCCCACCTTCGCCGTCGCCTCCGCCGCCTGGACCGCCTTCCTGGCACATGCCATCGAGGGCTGA
- a CDS encoding DEAD/DEAH box helicase, producing MTTTASHHLSPAFPGRAPWGTAGKLRAWQQGAMEKYIQEQPRDFLAVATPGAGKTTFALTLASWLLHHHVVQQITVVAPTEHLKKQWAEAAARIGIKLDPDYSAGPLSKEYHGVAVTYAGVGVRPMLHRNRCEQRKTLVILDEIHHAGDSKSWGEACQEAFDPATRRLALTGTPFRSDTNPIPFVVYEEGNDGIRRSSADYTYGYGNALADGVVRPVIFLSYSGNMRWRTKAGDEIAARLGEPMTKDAIGQAWRTALSPTGEWIPNVLKAADTRLTEVRKGIPDAGGLVIATDQESAREYAKILKRVTGEKATVVLSDEKAASKNIDRFSEDGSRWMVAVRMVSEGVDVPRLAVGVYATTISTPLFFAQAVGRFVRSRRRGETASVFVPTIPMLLDFANEMEVERDHVLDKPKKGSDEENPFSEEDKLLADAEKLEDEETEEQLPFEALESDAVFDRVLYDGAEFGMQAHPGSEEEQDYLGIPGLLEPDQVQLLLQKRQTRQIAHSRQKPAEDADLLEKPAESRPVVTHKQLLGLRKQLNTMVSAYTHQSGKPHGVIHTELRRACGGPPSAEATAGQIQQRIKKVQEWATRMT from the coding sequence GTGACTACTACCGCCTCCCACCACCTCTCACCCGCCTTCCCCGGCCGCGCCCCCTGGGGCACGGCCGGCAAGCTGCGAGCCTGGCAGCAGGGCGCCATGGAGAAGTACATCCAGGAGCAGCCGCGCGACTTCCTCGCGGTCGCCACGCCCGGCGCAGGGAAGACCACCTTCGCGCTGACCCTCGCGTCATGGCTGCTGCACCACCACGTCGTGCAGCAGATCACCGTCGTCGCGCCGACCGAGCACCTCAAGAAGCAGTGGGCCGAGGCAGCGGCCCGGATAGGGATCAAGCTCGACCCCGACTACAGCGCGGGTCCGCTGAGCAAGGAGTACCACGGCGTCGCGGTCACCTACGCGGGCGTCGGCGTCCGGCCGATGCTGCACCGCAACCGGTGCGAGCAGCGCAAGACCCTTGTGATCCTCGACGAGATCCACCACGCCGGTGACTCGAAGTCCTGGGGCGAGGCGTGCCAGGAGGCGTTCGACCCGGCCACCCGGCGGCTCGCGCTCACCGGTACGCCGTTCCGGTCCGACACCAACCCGATCCCCTTCGTCGTGTACGAGGAGGGCAACGACGGCATCCGGCGTTCCTCGGCCGACTACACCTACGGCTACGGCAACGCGCTTGCCGACGGCGTCGTCCGGCCCGTGATCTTCCTCAGCTACAGCGGCAACATGCGCTGGCGCACCAAGGCCGGTGACGAGATCGCCGCCCGGCTCGGCGAGCCGATGACCAAGGACGCCATCGGGCAGGCCTGGCGCACCGCCCTGTCGCCCACCGGGGAGTGGATCCCCAATGTGCTGAAGGCCGCGGACACCCGTCTCACCGAGGTCCGCAAGGGCATCCCCGACGCCGGTGGGCTCGTCATCGCCACCGACCAGGAGTCGGCCCGCGAGTACGCCAAGATCCTCAAGCGGGTGACCGGTGAGAAGGCGACCGTCGTCCTCTCCGACGAGAAGGCCGCCTCGAAGAACATCGACCGGTTCAGCGAGGACGGTTCGCGCTGGATGGTCGCGGTCCGCATGGTGTCGGAGGGCGTCGACGTGCCGCGTCTGGCTGTGGGCGTGTACGCCACCACCATCTCCACGCCGCTCTTCTTCGCCCAGGCCGTCGGGCGTTTCGTGCGCTCGCGCAGGCGCGGCGAGACCGCTTCCGTCTTCGTACCGACCATTCCGATGCTCCTCGACTTCGCCAACGAGATGGAGGTCGAGCGGGACCACGTCCTCGACAAGCCCAAGAAGGGCAGCGACGAGGAGAACCCGTTCTCGGAGGAGGACAAGCTCCTCGCCGACGCCGAGAAGCTGGAGGACGAGGAGACCGAGGAGCAGCTGCCCTTCGAGGCCCTCGAATCCGACGCGGTCTTCGACCGGGTGCTGTACGACGGTGCCGAATTCGGCATGCAGGCACACCCCGGGAGCGAGGAGGAGCAGGACTACCTGGGCATTCCGGGGCTCCTGGAACCCGACCAGGTGCAGTTGCTGCTCCAGAAGCGGCAGACCCGGCAGATCGCGCACAGCCGCCAGAAGCCGGCCGAGGACGCCGATCTGCTGGAGAAGCCGGCCGAGTCGCGGCCGGTGGTCACGCACAAGCAGCTGCTCGGACTGCGCAAGCAGCTCAACACGATGGTGTCGGCTTACACGCATCAGAGCGGCAAGCCGCACGGAGTGATCCACACCGAGCTGCGGCGGGCGTGCGGCGGGCCGCCGAGTGCGGAGGCCACGGCCGGGCAGATTCAGCAGCGGATCAAGAAGGTGCAGGAGTGGGCCACGCGTATGACGTGA
- a CDS encoding MFS transporter, with protein sequence MRDRRPFASVLAANSISTIGSSLTLIGVPWFVLETTGSAGRAGVVAFCATLPIVVSALIGGPVIDRIGRRRVSVASDLVCGTAVAAIPLLHYADALEFWILCALMAVSGLLHTPGNTARFVLVPDLADHAGTTLARAASLFDAVARGSRMVGAALAGVLIALVGAETVLLLDGATFVTSALLVATGVRGIRAAEPRKDVAPVSMRAYRTELREGYVYLLRNRLLLATVVMVLFMNGTDQGWNAVLLPVHASEELGGARDIGLLTALFGAGGLTGALLYGAVGHRFSRWTVFTVCVVLCGAPRYAVAALTGTTLPLAVTMALSGVAGGVLNPILTTVAYRSVPEELRSRVSGVITAGCELAMPVGGLAAGLLVESAGARGALLAMGGVYLLATLSPLVFPVWRTLDGAEVEFTAGSGDTAEEDAEVSSSGPCAPAPAPGARTPRSSGS encoded by the coding sequence ATTCGTGACCGCAGGCCGTTCGCGTCCGTGCTGGCAGCCAACTCGATCTCGACCATAGGAAGTTCGCTCACTCTCATCGGTGTCCCGTGGTTCGTTCTGGAGACCACGGGCAGCGCGGGACGAGCCGGCGTGGTCGCCTTCTGCGCGACCCTGCCGATCGTCGTCTCCGCACTGATCGGCGGGCCCGTCATCGACCGGATCGGCCGGCGCCGGGTCTCCGTCGCCTCCGACCTCGTCTGCGGCACGGCCGTCGCCGCCATACCCCTGCTGCACTACGCGGACGCGCTCGAATTCTGGATACTGTGCGCGCTGATGGCGGTCAGCGGACTCCTGCACACCCCGGGCAACACGGCGCGCTTCGTACTCGTACCCGATCTCGCCGATCACGCGGGCACCACCCTCGCCCGCGCCGCCAGCCTCTTCGACGCCGTCGCGCGCGGGTCCAGGATGGTCGGGGCGGCACTGGCGGGCGTACTGATCGCGCTGGTCGGCGCGGAGACCGTACTGCTGCTGGACGGCGCGACGTTCGTGACGTCGGCGCTGCTGGTCGCGACAGGGGTACGGGGGATACGCGCGGCCGAGCCCCGCAAGGACGTGGCGCCCGTCTCGATGCGGGCCTACCGCACCGAACTGCGCGAGGGATACGTCTACTTGCTGCGCAACCGGCTGCTGCTGGCGACCGTCGTGATGGTCCTCTTCATGAACGGCACCGACCAGGGCTGGAACGCCGTCCTGCTGCCGGTGCACGCCTCCGAGGAACTGGGCGGGGCCAGGGACATCGGGCTGCTCACCGCGCTGTTCGGCGCGGGCGGGCTGACCGGGGCGCTGCTGTACGGGGCGGTCGGACACCGCTTCTCGCGGTGGACCGTCTTCACGGTGTGCGTGGTGCTGTGCGGCGCGCCCAGGTACGCGGTCGCCGCGCTGACCGGGACGACGTTGCCGCTGGCCGTGACCATGGCCCTGAGCGGGGTCGCGGGCGGGGTGCTGAACCCGATCCTGACGACGGTGGCCTACAGAAGCGTGCCCGAGGAACTGCGCAGCAGGGTGTCCGGGGTCATCACGGCGGGCTGCGAACTGGCGATGCCGGTGGGCGGCCTCGCGGCCGGGCTGCTGGTGGAGAGTGCGGGCGCGAGGGGTGCGCTGCTGGCGATGGGCGGGGTGTACCTGCTGGCGACGCTGAGCCCGCTGGTGTTCCCGGTGTGGCGCACGCTGGACGGGGCGGAGGTGGAGTTCACTGCCGGCTCCGGGGACACGGCGGAGGAGGACGCCGAGGTCAGCAGCTCGGGACCTTGCGCCCCTGCTCCAGCGCCTGGAGCGAGGACACCGCGCTCTTCAGGGTCGTGA
- a CDS encoding type II toxin-antitoxin system death-on-curing family toxin, producing the protein MKYLTVQEVLDLAELACGGQQVAVRDLGLLSSAVHRPQSQMFGIEAYSDVFEKAAALLQSLAVNHPLVDGNKRMAWMCTVVFLDFNGSDMVDVDQDESYKLVIEVAMGSLDDVGHIARRLRSLHAGV; encoded by the coding sequence GTGAAGTACTTGACGGTCCAGGAGGTCCTGGACCTGGCGGAGCTCGCCTGTGGGGGGCAGCAGGTCGCGGTCCGCGATCTGGGGCTGCTCAGCTCGGCGGTTCACCGCCCCCAGTCCCAGATGTTCGGCATCGAGGCGTACTCGGATGTCTTCGAGAAGGCTGCCGCACTGCTTCAGTCGCTTGCCGTGAACCACCCCTTGGTGGACGGGAACAAGCGCATGGCCTGGATGTGCACAGTCGTGTTCCTCGACTTCAACGGTTCGGACATGGTCGACGTCGATCAGGACGAGTCGTACAAGCTCGTCATCGAAGTGGCGATGGGCAGTCTCGACGACGTCGGGCACATCGCTCGGCGCCTGCGTTCCCTGCACGCGGGCGTGTGA
- a CDS encoding S16 family serine protease yields MFTRLSRPRTLTLCALPVLALFGVAAFTPLPFTLAQPGTTANVLGSDHGTPVISIKGAPTRPTRGELRMTTIVATGPTADVGIGDVIDSWFRTDRAVLPRDSVYPTGGSEKEIEKHNLDDMRKSQNSAVDAALNYLDKPEGSVDVTLHLADVGGPSAGLFFALGIVDKLDGDGSGGDLTGGRTIAGTGTIQANGEVGAVGGVSLKTQAAKRDGASVFLVPKAECREAGAELPEGLRLIPVTTLKSAVSSLQALEQGRKVPSC; encoded by the coding sequence GTGTTCACTCGTCTCTCGCGCCCCCGCACCCTCACCCTGTGCGCCCTCCCCGTCCTCGCCCTGTTCGGCGTGGCCGCATTCACGCCGCTGCCGTTCACGCTCGCGCAGCCCGGCACCACCGCGAACGTGCTCGGGAGCGATCACGGCACCCCGGTGATCAGCATCAAGGGCGCGCCCACCCGCCCCACCAGGGGCGAGCTGCGGATGACGACGATCGTCGCGACCGGGCCCACCGCCGACGTCGGCATCGGTGATGTGATCGACAGCTGGTTCCGTACGGACCGGGCGGTCCTGCCCCGCGACTCCGTCTACCCGACCGGCGGGTCCGAGAAGGAGATCGAGAAGCACAACCTCGACGACATGAGGAAGTCGCAGAACTCCGCCGTCGACGCCGCCCTGAACTACCTCGACAAGCCCGAGGGCTCCGTCGACGTAACCCTGCACCTCGCCGATGTGGGCGGCCCCAGCGCGGGCCTGTTCTTCGCGCTCGGCATCGTCGACAAGCTCGACGGCGACGGCTCGGGCGGCGATCTCACCGGCGGCCGCACCATCGCCGGCACCGGCACGATCCAGGCGAACGGCGAGGTCGGCGCAGTCGGCGGGGTCTCGCTGAAGACTCAGGCGGCCAAGCGCGACGGCGCGAGCGTCTTCCTCGTCCCGAAGGCCGAGTGCCGGGAGGCGGGCGCCGAACTCCCCGAGGGACTCCGGCTGATCCCGGTCACGACCCTGAAGAGCGCGGTGTCCTCGCTCCAGGCGCTGGAGCAGGGGCGCAAGGTCCCGAGCTGCTGA
- a CDS encoding AAA family ATPase, which yields MSRTADPGPAVVVITGVMASGKSTVAQGLAERLPRAVHVRGDVFRRMVVSGRAEMVPGAYEEALAQLRLRYRLSAMTADAYAGGGWTVVMQDVVLGEELAAYVERVRTRPLYVVVLAPEPRAVAEREAGRGKSGYGAGWTVESLDRVLREETPRIGLWLDTTGQSVEQTVDAVLAGLDRARVMDAAELC from the coding sequence GTGTCGCGAACTGCTGACCCCGGCCCCGCCGTTGTCGTCATCACCGGCGTGATGGCCTCGGGGAAGTCCACCGTTGCCCAGGGCCTCGCCGAGCGGCTGCCGCGGGCCGTTCATGTGCGTGGGGACGTCTTCCGGCGGATGGTGGTGTCCGGACGGGCCGAGATGGTGCCGGGGGCGTACGAGGAGGCTCTCGCCCAACTCCGGCTCCGGTACCGGCTGTCGGCGATGACGGCCGACGCGTACGCGGGCGGGGGGTGGACCGTCGTGATGCAGGACGTGGTGCTGGGGGAGGAGTTGGCCGCGTACGTCGAACGCGTGCGGACCCGGCCGCTGTACGTGGTCGTGCTCGCCCCCGAGCCGCGAGCCGTTGCCGAACGGGAGGCCGGGCGGGGCAAGAGCGGCTACGGGGCCGGGTGGACGGTGGAGTCGCTGGACCGGGTGCTCCGGGAGGAGACGCCGCGGATCGGGCTCTGGCTCGATACGACCGGGCAGAGTGTGGAGCAGACGGTCGACGCGGTGCTCGCGGGGCTCGACCGGGCACGGGTGATGGATGCGGCGGAGCTGTGCTGA
- a CDS encoding helix-turn-helix domain-containing protein — MGELIRIHRVRAALTQKDAADRLLISESLMGAAERAERIPTLELLADADRVFVAGGALKACIELIDEEKYPAKFLDWARLERKARVISAYETMLIPGLLQTEAYAYALYRSRKPAYTEDEVVRHVEARLERQAVLMRTPPPHVGLVIEESVLDRTLGGAAVLKEQLLHLLDCMGRMNHLTVQVMPADQHTHAGLNGPMQLMCTAEGRNLVFAESQGGDRLISRPEQVGDTFDLFGILRAQALTPWKSAEIIETKARQL, encoded by the coding sequence GTGGGCGAACTGATCCGTATCCACCGGGTACGGGCGGCGCTCACGCAGAAGGACGCTGCGGACAGGCTGTTGATCTCCGAGTCGCTGATGGGTGCGGCCGAGCGGGCGGAGCGCATCCCGACGCTGGAGTTACTGGCCGACGCGGACCGGGTCTTCGTCGCGGGGGGTGCGCTGAAGGCGTGCATCGAGCTGATCGACGAGGAGAAGTACCCGGCGAAGTTCCTGGACTGGGCGCGGCTGGAACGGAAGGCGCGGGTCATCAGCGCGTACGAGACGATGCTGATTCCGGGGCTGCTTCAGACGGAGGCGTACGCGTACGCCCTGTACCGGTCACGCAAACCCGCCTACACCGAGGACGAGGTCGTCCGGCACGTCGAGGCGCGGCTGGAACGGCAGGCGGTGCTGATGCGTACGCCTCCGCCACACGTGGGGCTCGTCATCGAGGAGTCGGTCCTGGACCGGACGCTCGGCGGCGCTGCGGTGCTGAAGGAGCAGCTGTTGCATCTGCTGGATTGCATGGGGCGGATGAACCACCTCACGGTGCAGGTGATGCCTGCGGATCAGCACACGCACGCGGGATTGAACGGGCCAATGCAGTTGATGTGCACGGCGGAAGGCCGCAATCTGGTGTTCGCGGAGAGCCAGGGCGGCGATAGGTTGATCTCCAGGCCGGAGCAGGTGGGCGATACGTTCGACCTCTTCGGAATCCTGCGGGCCCAGGCGCTCACCCCCTGGAAGTCGGCGGAGATCATCGAAACGAAGGCGAGACAACTGTGA
- a CDS encoding MFS transporter yields the protein MSALEPRDTGVGVEAAIPVPSTESGGVLGRSYRALSVRIVSVVFLIAFEATAVGTAMPVAAQELHGIPLYAFAFSAYFTTSLFAMVLSGQWADRRGPLEPLATGISAFGAGLLLSGTAGGMWMFIAGRAVQGLGGGLVIVALYVVISRAYPERLRPSIMAAFAASWVIPSVVGPLAAGSVTEHLGWRWVFTGIPVLVVFPLALALPAIRRRASGPADPAAPVEPYDRRRILLALGISLGAGLLQYAGQERSWIALVPAVAGLALLVPAVRGLLPAGTGRAARGLPSVVLLRGVAAGSFIAAESFVPLMLVTQRGLSPTLAGLSLAAGGGTWALGSYVQSRPRLEPYRERLMVGGMVLVAAAIAAAPSVLIDSVPVWTVAVAWAFGCFGMGMVIASTSVLLLKLSAPEEAGANSAALQISDGLSNVLLLAAGGAAFAALGGGAVGAVHGAAEAGGAGSHPVAFAVVFLPMAGVALVGAWVAGRVRQR from the coding sequence ATGAGTGCCCTGGAACCACGAGACACCGGTGTCGGCGTCGAAGCGGCGATACCGGTCCCGTCCACCGAGTCCGGAGGGGTTCTCGGGCGGAGTTACAGGGCGCTCAGCGTCCGCATCGTCTCCGTCGTGTTCCTGATCGCCTTCGAGGCGACCGCCGTGGGGACCGCGATGCCGGTCGCCGCCCAGGAGCTGCACGGGATCCCGCTCTACGCGTTCGCGTTCTCGGCGTACTTCACCACCAGTCTGTTCGCCATGGTGCTGTCCGGGCAGTGGGCTGACCGGCGTGGGCCGCTGGAGCCGCTGGCCACCGGGATCAGCGCGTTCGGGGCCGGGCTGCTGCTGTCGGGTACGGCGGGCGGCATGTGGATGTTCATCGCCGGGCGGGCCGTCCAGGGGCTTGGCGGCGGGCTGGTGATCGTGGCGTTGTACGTGGTGATCAGCCGGGCCTACCCGGAGCGGCTGCGGCCGTCGATCATGGCCGCGTTCGCCGCGAGCTGGGTGATCCCGTCGGTGGTCGGGCCGCTCGCCGCCGGGAGCGTGACCGAGCACCTGGGGTGGCGGTGGGTCTTCACCGGCATCCCCGTGCTGGTGGTGTTCCCGCTGGCGCTCGCGCTGCCCGCGATCCGGCGCCGGGCGTCGGGGCCGGCCGATCCCGCGGCGCCCGTCGAGCCGTACGACCGGCGCCGCATCCTGCTCGCGCTCGGGATCTCGCTGGGGGCGGGGCTGCTCCAGTACGCCGGGCAGGAGCGGAGCTGGATTGCGCTGGTGCCGGCTGTCGCGGGACTCGCTCTGCTCGTCCCCGCCGTGCGTGGGCTGCTGCCCGCGGGGACCGGCCGGGCGGCGCGCGGGCTGCCCTCGGTGGTGCTGCTGCGCGGGGTGGCGGCCGGGTCGTTCATCGCCGCCGAGTCGTTCGTACCGCTGATGCTGGTGACCCAGCGCGGGCTGAGCCCGACCTTGGCCGGGCTCTCGCTGGCGGCCGGGGGCGGGACCTGGGCGCTCGGTTCGTACGTGCAGTCCCGGCCGCGCCTGGAGCCGTACCGGGAGCGTCTGATGGTGGGCGGCATGGTGCTCGTCGCCGCGGCGATCGCGGCCGCGCCGTCGGTGCTGATCGACTCGGTGCCGGTCTGGACCGTGGCCGTGGCCTGGGCCTTCGGGTGCTTCGGCATGGGCATGGTGATCGCTTCGACGAGCGTGCTGCTGCTGAAGCTGTCGGCGCCGGAGGAGGCGGGGGCGAACTCGGCCGCGCTCCAGATCTCCGACGGGCTGTCCAACGTCCTGCTGCTGGCCGCGGGCGGGGCGGCCTTCGCGGCGCTCGGCGGCGGCGCGGTGGGGGCCGTGCACGGGGCGGCGGAGGCGGGGGGCGCCGGTTCCCATCCGGTGGCGTTCGCGGTGGTGTTCCTGCCGATGGCGGGGGTTGCGCTGGTGGGGGCGTGGGTGGCGGGGCGGGTGCGACAGCGTTAG
- a CDS encoding Arc family DNA-binding protein — protein MNLRLRDDQQEALKLRAEEEGRSMHAIVLQAIDRYLEQETDRHEVRRLGAKYAVRHADLLRRLGE, from the coding sequence ATGAATCTGCGTCTGCGTGACGACCAGCAAGAGGCGCTCAAGCTCCGCGCGGAAGAGGAGGGGCGGAGCATGCACGCCATAGTGCTTCAGGCGATTGATCGGTACCTGGAACAGGAGACGGACCGGCACGAGGTCCGCAGGCTCGGGGCGAAGTACGCGGTGCGTCACGCCGACCTGCTTCGGAGGCTTGGGGAGTAG
- a CDS encoding glycine betaine ABC transporter substrate-binding protein: MGARTVRAGLTGAVALALALSGCGLKSGSPMADTVVPGSVGLGQPLDGASLTVTSKNFSENIILGQMIGLVFKAAGAEVLDRTNLPGSISAREAIIKGDADAMYEYTGTAWITYLGHAKPIADPLEQWKAVRDEDRDNGVTWLTPSTLNNTYALAISRRNNAKYRLRTLSDVAALARRDPSAVTICVENEFASRDDGLPGMEKAYGMSVPAANIKKMDAGIIYTQVSKSNSCLLGEVFTTDGRIKAMDLDVLVDDKHFFPNYNAAPVIHTATFDKYPAIAGLLDPVSRKLTTEVAQELNAKVDVDGQDPHQVAKDWLIQEGFIRNG; this comes from the coding sequence ATGGGCGCGCGCACGGTGCGCGCCGGGCTCACGGGCGCGGTGGCACTGGCGCTGGCGCTCTCGGGATGCGGGCTGAAGAGCGGCTCCCCGATGGCGGACACCGTGGTGCCGGGCTCCGTCGGCCTGGGGCAGCCGCTGGACGGTGCCTCGCTGACCGTCACCTCGAAGAACTTCAGCGAGAACATCATCCTGGGCCAGATGATCGGCCTGGTCTTCAAGGCCGCCGGTGCGGAGGTCCTGGACCGCACGAACCTGCCCGGTTCGATCAGCGCGCGCGAGGCGATCATCAAGGGCGACGCGGATGCGATGTACGAGTACACGGGCACCGCCTGGATCACCTATCTGGGTCATGCGAAGCCGATCGCCGACCCGCTGGAGCAGTGGAAGGCGGTACGCGACGAGGACCGGGACAACGGGGTGACGTGGCTGACGCCGTCCACCCTCAACAACACCTACGCGCTCGCCATCAGCAGGAGGAACAACGCGAAATACCGCCTGCGGACGCTCTCCGATGTCGCCGCGCTGGCGAGGAGGGATCCGTCGGCGGTGACGATCTGTGTGGAGAACGAGTTCGCCTCGCGCGACGACGGGCTGCCGGGGATGGAGAAGGCGTACGGGATGTCGGTCCCGGCCGCCAACATCAAGAAGATGGACGCCGGGATCATCTACACCCAGGTCTCGAAGTCCAACTCCTGCCTGCTGGGCGAGGTGTTCACCACGGACGGCCGGATCAAGGCCATGGACCTCGATGTGCTCGTGGACGACAAGCACTTCTTCCCCAACTACAACGCGGCGCCCGTCATCCACACCGCGACCTTCGACAAGTACCCGGCGATCGCGGGGCTGCTCGACCCGGTCAGCAGGAAGCTGACGACGGAGGTCGCGCAGGAGCTGAACGCCAAGGTGGACGTGGACGGGCAGGACCCGCACCAGGTGGCGAAGGACTGGCTGATCCAGGAGGGCTTCATCAGGAACGGATAG
- a CDS encoding ABC transporter permease, with product MGHAFRDEEEEPPPPPAGPQRRITWRKLVLLPAALAVVLAVTYLWISSIQLDSIARNSLTGGNVQLRWWQHVRLTAISTFWVLIIAIPLGIALTRRRLRKGAPVVTAVANIGQATPAIGLLALLVIWLGIGPSTAIIGMVIYAVLPVFSNTVAGLKAIEPSLVEASRGIGMSATGTLTKVELPLAVPLILAGVRTALVLNVGTATLATFVGGGGLGDLITSGIQTQRMPVLVLGSVLTVVLALLVDWLASLVEVALTPRGLEVG from the coding sequence ATGGGGCATGCCTTCCGTGACGAGGAGGAGGAGCCTCCACCACCACCGGCGGGGCCGCAGCGCCGGATCACCTGGCGCAAGCTGGTGCTGCTGCCGGCGGCGCTCGCGGTCGTCCTGGCCGTCACGTATCTGTGGATCAGCAGCATCCAGCTCGACTCGATCGCGAGGAACTCTCTCACCGGCGGCAATGTGCAGCTGCGCTGGTGGCAGCATGTGAGGCTGACCGCGATCTCGACGTTCTGGGTGCTGATCATCGCCATCCCGCTGGGGATCGCGCTGACCCGGCGGCGGCTGCGCAAGGGCGCCCCGGTGGTCACGGCCGTCGCCAACATCGGCCAGGCGACCCCGGCGATCGGTCTGCTGGCTCTGCTGGTCATCTGGCTGGGCATCGGTCCGTCGACGGCGATCATCGGCATGGTGATCTACGCGGTGCTGCCGGTTTTCTCCAACACGGTGGCCGGTCTCAAGGCGATCGAACCGAGCCTGGTCGAGGCCTCGCGCGGCATCGGCATGTCGGCGACGGGGACGCTCACCAAGGTCGAACTCCCGCTCGCCGTCCCGCTGATCCTGGCCGGTGTGCGGACGGCGCTGGTGCTCAACGTCGGTACGGCGACCCTGGCCACCTTCGTCGGTGGCGGCGGCCTCGGGGACCTGATCACCTCTGGCATCCAGACCCAGCGGATGCCGGTGCTGGTGCTGGGTTCCGTACTGACGGTGGTGCTGGCACTGCTGGTGGACTGGCTGGCCTCGCTGGTCGAGGTGGCGCTGACGCCGCGCGGTCTGGAGGTGGGGTGA
- a CDS encoding ArsR/SmtB family transcription factor, with protein sequence MDARESADGNKPADDPKLLNIDARALRGLAHPLRIRLLNTLREFGPATASGLADRLGESSGATSYHLRQLASYGFVEDDPKLGKGRERWWRALHSGSTFDPRIIQDADPEVRGAMNFVLHEIATTHAQELNTWLGTMHDWSSEWNESWNLSDFKIRLTPELSRELADRIHDLVNSYRGRVPEDAEGSAVVRTHLHVFPRPSA encoded by the coding sequence ATGGACGCGAGAGAAAGCGCCGACGGCAACAAGCCCGCCGACGATCCGAAGCTGCTCAACATCGACGCCCGCGCACTGCGCGGGCTCGCCCACCCCCTGCGCATCCGACTGCTCAACACCCTCCGGGAGTTCGGCCCCGCCACCGCGTCCGGGCTCGCCGACCGGCTGGGCGAGTCCAGCGGAGCCACCAGCTATCACCTGCGCCAACTGGCCTCGTACGGCTTCGTGGAGGACGACCCGAAGCTCGGCAAGGGACGCGAGCGGTGGTGGCGGGCACTGCACTCCGGCTCCACCTTCGACCCGCGGATCATCCAGGACGCCGACCCCGAGGTCCGCGGCGCGATGAACTTCGTACTCCATGAGATCGCCACGACCCACGCCCAGGAGCTGAACACCTGGCTCGGCACGATGCACGACTGGTCCAGCGAGTGGAACGAGAGCTGGAACCTCAGCGACTTCAAGATCCGGCTCACGCCCGAGCTCTCCCGGGAGCTGGCCGACAGGATCCACGACCTGGTCAACAGCTATCGCGGACGGGTCCCAGAGGACGCCGAGGGCTCCGCCGTGGTCCGTACGCACCTGCACGTCTTCCCGCGTCCCAGCGCCTGA